The following proteins are co-located in the Thermodesulfobacteriota bacterium genome:
- a CDS encoding tetratricopeptide repeat protein translates to MKPRSILVTALALLLSAAAHTAALAEPAPEQPSLLQSAEDDIKKWKIDEASQKADDLLRAADTEDKKLEAWYLNAIVEFYRGDYEKAGEYAGMVLENSKNEDKGQGFMGFIAHASGNRPGWKEVSSDNFIIRYAHPKDLVVAELGRDVLEKARYEIGLDLETYPEVPVIIEIYPDLESFTLASTLPPENVETTGVVGICKFNRIMILSPRLLPKGYTWADTLAHEYTHYLVFLKSENTVPVWLHEGIAKFEETRWRKEKRNVLTPFYETILADALERDSLVPIEKMHPSLAMLSSAREAQLAFAQAGTSVGFLVDKWGNDGLVALLDSMRRRDDYESAIEEVTGLPFGDFMTSWRADLEKKNLREKLPGLQVKGVRIMKDGEEEPDGSEDLVDIDDRKARNHTRLGDLLGERGRLKAAVYEYDKALTFDPGSLVISTRMATALSRRGEQDKALAAMEPLSELYPDEIDVNLVLGRIFLAKGNTARAEESFTAALYVNPFDPHVHSALKTIYEAEGRKEEAGKYGRMLTILGYQEQKK, encoded by the coding sequence ATGAAGCCCCGCTCAATACTCGTAACGGCGCTCGCGCTCCTCCTTTCCGCCGCGGCTCACACGGCCGCGCTGGCGGAGCCCGCTCCCGAACAGCCGTCCCTCCTGCAATCCGCGGAGGACGACATCAAGAAATGGAAGATAGACGAGGCCTCGCAAAAGGCCGACGACCTCCTCCGCGCCGCCGACACCGAGGACAAGAAGCTCGAAGCCTGGTATTTGAATGCCATCGTGGAGTTCTACAGGGGCGATTACGAAAAGGCGGGCGAGTACGCCGGCATGGTGCTCGAAAATTCGAAAAACGAAGATAAGGGACAGGGATTCATGGGCTTCATCGCCCACGCGTCCGGGAACAGGCCCGGCTGGAAGGAAGTCTCCTCCGACAACTTCATCATCAGGTACGCGCACCCTAAAGACCTCGTCGTCGCCGAGCTCGGCAGGGACGTGCTCGAAAAGGCGCGCTACGAGATCGGCCTCGACCTCGAAACCTACCCCGAGGTGCCTGTCATAATCGAAATATATCCCGACCTCGAAAGCTTCACCCTCGCCTCGACCCTCCCGCCCGAAAATGTCGAGACGACGGGCGTCGTCGGCATATGCAAATTCAACCGTATAATGATCCTGTCCCCGAGGCTCTTGCCCAAGGGATACACCTGGGCCGACACGCTCGCCCACGAATATACGCACTACCTCGTATTCTTAAAGAGCGAGAACACGGTCCCGGTCTGGCTCCACGAGGGTATCGCCAAGTTCGAGGAAACCCGCTGGAGAAAAGAAAAGCGTAACGTGCTGACGCCCTTTTACGAGACCATACTCGCCGACGCGCTCGAGCGCGACAGCCTCGTCCCGATAGAAAAGATGCACCCGTCGCTCGCCATGCTGAGCAGCGCCCGCGAGGCCCAGCTCGCCTTCGCCCAGGCCGGGACGAGCGTCGGCTTCCTCGTCGACAAATGGGGCAACGACGGCCTCGTCGCCCTCCTCGACTCGATGAGAAGACGCGACGACTACGAGTCCGCGATAGAAGAAGTCACCGGGCTTCCGTTCGGCGACTTCATGACCTCGTGGCGGGCCGACCTCGAAAAGAAGAACCTCCGCGAGAAGCTCCCCGGCCTCCAGGTAAAAGGCGTCAGAATAATGAAGGACGGCGAGGAAGAGCCCGACGGCAGCGAAGACCTCGTCGACATCGACGACAGGAAGGCGCGCAACCACACCCGCCTCGGCGACCTTCTCGGCGAAAGAGGGAGGCTGAAAGCGGCAGTGTACGAATATGACAAGGCCCTCACGTTCGACCCCGGCTCGCTCGTCATATCGACGCGCATGGCCACGGCCCTGAGCCGCCGGGGCGAGCAGGACAAGGCCCTCGCCGCGATGGAGCCCCTTTCCGAGCTCTACCCCGACGAGATAGACGTAAACCTCGTCCTAGGCCGCATATTCCTCGCCAAGGGCAACACGGCCCGCGCCGAGGAATCGTTCACGGCGGCCCTCTACGTGAACCCGTTCGACCCGCACGTTCAC
- a CDS encoding DUF4175 family protein, with the protein MRSEDSREKLGSLLKILGRKRKSFLLLKGLAGTAVVLLAALSAAGLLSLVSENPVYYSALKILVVAAAATGAYFLIFLPFYNKRGDDVLSNLDSLSPGLGEDTLSAVELGKSTGDSASAYGSRELASAHIDYAAKRLETGDISSIYTGKRLKRYAAPLAASALVAALVLFIAPEGFRSFLLGSELYPGESSRRLGLADIELTLDYPAYTKLPREKLSGGSGDVKALKGTKVTFSARPLGRFSGGRLALENGSSFPVSVKDGRISASFTVLGDGSYRIVESSRDYASEPFSITAGEDAPPRVAITTPGGETVEAGSSGRIEILYEADDDFGLSEFRLAWEGGEGKSGRLIGKAPGGRTSHNDAYVFDTGSVDFGPGGTIKLRVEAYDNDSVSGPKPGVSNAVTVKLSDEKQKHREVVAETGKLMEELIGVLGDEIDAVDTYKESLTSGGQPAENALKAQARITSGVEGASATLKGILEGMKEDNHSDYTQFLALANMDVRIDDLLSERRSLLESFDVIDTARLGRLMDREITEFEEDILYLDSMLKSERLRESLLSGRELLSEYGELSEMLAKLGETGDEALRAEIENKLRELEGKMSELARKMAGMNGDVREGFLNEDAFKSMDMKQKLDELRKMMESSDIDGALSALAQLEQTLQNMVASLESGLQSFGSSQMSQDMTRLNEIISKIGGLEREQEAVKQSTEEMKKSLLEDQGSQSRSLRDFIDKQKEKVAEIKKNLMEAKARITGGARAETSPDGGYLLDTGIQKAEELRNWLESMDINESLKNARALRQTSDNLLDLGDAGVGNLRAGRRELSNSNRLSGEIVKDLEEFLKSNQQRPESAGMAERQDEIRKDAGALGSEISEMSRDLPLSPGIGGKVSDAENFMGKASDSLDANEISKAISNQDEAVKSLKSAREEAEGLLQKMQASARGNGQPVPMVLGQRQAAGSQGMDTRYVEIPAADDSEVGKAFKERIIEAMKSGSPEGYGELNRKYYDRIIK; encoded by the coding sequence ATGCGGAGTGAAGATTCTCGGGAAAAACTAGGCTCGCTCCTAAAGATACTCGGCAGGAAAAGAAAGAGCTTTCTTCTCCTGAAAGGGCTCGCCGGCACGGCTGTCGTGCTGCTAGCGGCCCTCTCCGCGGCGGGGCTCCTGTCGCTCGTCTCCGAAAACCCGGTTTACTACTCGGCGCTCAAGATACTCGTCGTGGCGGCCGCCGCCACGGGGGCTTACTTCCTTATTTTTCTCCCGTTTTACAATAAGCGCGGGGACGACGTCCTTTCGAATCTCGACAGCCTCTCCCCGGGCCTCGGCGAAGACACGCTCAGCGCGGTCGAGCTCGGCAAGAGCACCGGAGACAGCGCCTCCGCATACGGGTCCCGCGAGCTCGCCTCGGCCCACATAGACTACGCCGCGAAGAGGCTCGAAACGGGGGACATCTCTTCCATATATACGGGAAAGAGGCTGAAGCGGTACGCCGCTCCCCTCGCGGCGTCCGCGCTCGTCGCGGCCCTCGTCCTGTTTATTGCGCCCGAGGGTTTCAGGTCGTTCCTCCTCGGCTCCGAGCTCTACCCCGGCGAAAGCTCCCGGAGGCTCGGCCTCGCCGATATAGAGCTCACGCTCGACTACCCGGCTTACACGAAGCTCCCTCGGGAAAAACTCTCGGGCGGGAGCGGCGACGTAAAGGCCCTCAAGGGTACGAAGGTCACATTCTCGGCGCGCCCCCTGGGGAGGTTCTCCGGCGGACGGCTCGCGCTCGAAAACGGCTCGTCCTTCCCCGTATCCGTAAAGGACGGGAGGATAAGCGCCTCCTTCACTGTCCTCGGCGACGGGAGCTACAGGATAGTCGAATCTTCGAGAGACTACGCCTCGGAGCCCTTCTCCATAACGGCCGGGGAAGACGCCCCGCCCCGGGTCGCCATAACCACCCCCGGCGGCGAGACTGTCGAGGCCGGCTCCTCGGGGCGGATAGAGATACTCTACGAAGCCGACGACGACTTCGGCCTCTCCGAATTCAGGCTCGCGTGGGAAGGCGGCGAGGGCAAGTCCGGCAGGCTCATCGGCAAGGCCCCCGGCGGCCGCACATCCCACAACGACGCCTACGTCTTCGACACCGGAAGCGTCGACTTCGGCCCCGGCGGCACGATAAAGCTAAGGGTCGAGGCCTACGACAACGACTCCGTCTCGGGCCCCAAGCCCGGCGTATCGAACGCCGTAACCGTAAAGCTCTCCGACGAAAAACAGAAGCACCGCGAGGTCGTGGCCGAAACCGGGAAGCTCATGGAAGAATTAATAGGCGTCCTCGGCGACGAGATCGACGCCGTCGATACGTACAAAGAATCTCTCACTTCCGGGGGGCAGCCGGCAGAAAACGCGCTAAAAGCGCAGGCCCGGATCACTTCCGGCGTCGAAGGCGCGTCCGCGACGCTAAAGGGAATACTCGAAGGCATGAAGGAGGACAACCACTCCGACTACACGCAGTTCCTCGCCCTGGCCAACATGGACGTCAGGATAGACGACCTCCTTTCCGAGCGCCGCTCGCTCCTCGAATCCTTCGACGTCATAGACACGGCCCGTCTCGGCCGCCTGATGGACAGGGAGATCACCGAATTCGAGGAAGACATACTCTACCTCGACTCCATGCTCAAGAGCGAAAGGCTCCGCGAATCGCTCCTGTCGGGCAGGGAGCTCCTGTCCGAATACGGCGAGCTGTCCGAGATGCTCGCGAAGCTCGGCGAGACGGGCGACGAGGCGCTCCGCGCCGAGATAGAAAACAAGCTCCGCGAGCTCGAAGGCAAGATGTCCGAGCTCGCCCGGAAGATGGCCGGGATGAACGGCGACGTCCGCGAGGGCTTTTTAAACGAAGACGCGTTCAAGTCCATGGACATGAAACAAAAGCTCGACGAGCTCAGGAAGATGATGGAGAGCAGCGACATCGACGGGGCACTCTCGGCGCTTGCCCAGCTCGAACAAACCCTCCAGAACATGGTTGCCTCGCTCGAAAGCGGGCTCCAGTCCTTCGGCTCGTCGCAGATGTCACAGGACATGACGAGACTGAACGAAATCATATCCAAAATCGGCGGCCTCGAGCGCGAGCAGGAAGCGGTCAAACAATCCACCGAAGAGATGAAGAAATCCCTTCTCGAAGACCAGGGGTCCCAAAGCAGGAGCCTCCGGGACTTCATAGACAAGCAGAAAGAGAAAGTAGCAGAGATAAAAAAGAACCTCATGGAAGCGAAGGCCAGGATCACGGGCGGCGCGCGCGCCGAGACTTCCCCCGACGGCGGCTACCTCCTCGACACCGGCATCCAGAAGGCCGAGGAGCTCAGGAACTGGCTCGAATCCATGGACATAAACGAATCGCTCAAGAACGCCCGGGCGCTCAGGCAGACGTCCGACAACCTCCTCGACCTCGGAGACGCCGGCGTCGGTAATTTGAGGGCCGGCCGCCGGGAGCTTTCCAACTCGAACCGGCTCTCGGGCGAAATAGTTAAAGATCTCGAAGAATTCCTTAAATCGAACCAGCAGAGGCCCGAGTCCGCCGGCATGGCCGAAAGACAGGACGAGATAAGAAAGGACGCCGGCGCGCTCGGAAGCGAGATAAGCGAAATGTCCAGGGACCTCCCTCTCAGCCCCGGGATCGGCGGCAAGGTAAGCGACGCCGAGAACTTCATGGGCAAGGCTTCGGACAGCCTGGACGCAAACGAAATATCCAAGGCCATTTCCAACCAGGACGAGGCCGTAAAGTCGCTCAAGAGCGCCCGCGAGGAGGCCGAGGGGCTCCTCCAGAAAATGCAGGCCAGCGCGCGCGGCAACGGCCAGCCCGTGCCCATGGTGCTCGGCCAGCGGCAGGCTGCGGGCTCGCAGGGCATGGACACGCGCTATGTCGAGATACCGGCGGCGGACGATTCCGAGGTCGGAAAGGCGTTTAAGGAAAGGATCATCGAGGCGATGAAAAGCGGCTCTCCCGAGGGATACGGGGAGCTCAACAGGAAATACTACGACAGGATAATAAAATGA
- a CDS encoding 6-carboxytetrahydropterin synthase yields the protein MGYRKLLTKRMDFSASHRYWNPEWSEEKNREVFGKSASPHGHGHNYALELTVEGEADPETGMIINLYDLKKIMKEVLEDFDHKHLNEDNPHFITLVPTTENIARVLWDGFKEKIPGDERCRLYRVRLYETRDMYVDYWRDED from the coding sequence ATGGGATACAGGAAGCTTCTGACGAAGAGAATGGATTTTTCCGCGTCTCACCGGTATTGGAACCCGGAGTGGAGCGAGGAGAAGAATAGAGAGGTGTTCGGAAAATCCGCGAGCCCCCACGGACACGGGCACAATTACGCCCTGGAGCTTACGGTGGAGGGGGAGGCGGACCCGGAAACGGGGATGATCATCAACCTTTACGACCTCAAGAAGATAATGAAGGAAGTGCTCGAAGACTTCGACCACAAGCATTTAAACGAGGACAACCCGCATTTCATAACGCTCGTGCCGACGACGGAAAACATCGCCCGCGTCCTCTGGGACGGTTTTAAGGAGAAGATACCGGGGGACGAGAGGTGCCGGCTTTACAGGGTAAGGCTCTACGAGACCCGGGACATGTACGTCGATTACTGGAGGGACGAGGACTGA
- a CDS encoding 6-carboxytetrahydropterin synthase: protein MTVTKTYRFSAGHRLAIRGLTDEENFRIFDTCSNPRGHGHDYYLEVKAGGGIDPVTGVAVPESTLDEAVLPVIEELDYKRLDIEVPYFSDNQPTGENIAEYIWKRLRAGLGKSLVHIRLSETATSYFELYEEETYPYER from the coding sequence GTGACGGTAACGAAAACTTACCGTTTTTCCGCGGGGCACAGGCTGGCGATAAGGGGCCTTACGGACGAGGAGAATTTCAGGATTTTCGACACGTGCTCGAACCCCCGGGGACACGGGCACGATTATTACCTGGAGGTGAAGGCCGGCGGCGGGATCGACCCCGTGACCGGAGTCGCCGTCCCGGAAAGCACGCTCGACGAGGCCGTTCTGCCCGTGATAGAAGAGCTCGACTACAAGCGCCTCGACATCGAGGTCCCCTATTTTTCCGACAATCAGCCCACAGGCGAGAACATCGCGGAGTATATATGGAAGCGGCTCAGGGCCGGGCTCGGGAAGAGTCTCGTTCACATAAGGCTGAGCGAGACGGCGACGAGCTATTTCGAGCTTTACGAGGAGGAGACATATCCTTATGAGCGTTGA
- the folE gene encoding GTP cyclohydrolase I FolE: MSVETAIREILIKIGEDPDREGLRDTPDRMARMFGELTAGYAASPEEIIREALFHIKYDEMVVVKDIEFYSLCEHHMLPFFGNCSVGYIPNGKIVGLSKIPRIVEVFSRRLQVQERMTAQIADFLMDELHPLGVAVVAEAKHLCMAMRGIMKADASMLTSSMRGAFKKDERTRAEFLSFIGKKA, encoded by the coding sequence ATGAGCGTTGAAACTGCAATAAGGGAGATATTGATCAAAATCGGGGAAGACCCGGACAGGGAAGGGCTCAGGGACACGCCGGACCGGATGGCGAGGATGTTCGGGGAGCTTACGGCAGGGTATGCGGCTTCGCCCGAGGAGATAATAAGGGAAGCGCTTTTTCACATTAAATACGACGAGATGGTTGTCGTGAAGGACATCGAGTTTTACAGCCTCTGCGAGCATCACATGCTGCCGTTCTTCGGGAACTGCAGCGTGGGGTATATCCCCAACGGGAAGATCGTCGGCCTCAGCAAGATACCGAGGATCGTGGAGGTGTTTTCGAGGAGGCTCCAGGTGCAGGAGAGGATGACGGCGCAGATAGCCGATTTCCTCATGGACGAGCTCCATCCGCTGGGCGTGGCCGTCGTGGCCGAGGCCAAGCACCTGTGCATGGCGATGAGGGGCATAATGAAGGCCGACGCGAGCATGCTGACGAGCTCGATGAGGGGGGCGTTCAAGAAGGACGAGAGGACGAGGGCCGAGTTCCTGAGCTTTATAGGCAAAAAGGCCTGA
- the hemA gene encoding glutamyl-tRNA reductase: MQRIVVLGLSHKTAPVELRERFSFTKDELEQSLPALAGMPHVSECLVLSTCNRVEVYAVSEDADRCIESIKTFLSEVRSIPVQEFSPYLYASVGHMAVRHIYNVAAGLDSMVVGEPQILGQIKDAYRTAYIKGTAGLILNRLCHSAFFVAKRIRTETGVGSRAVSVSYVAVELAKRIFDDLTRRSVMLIGAGEMAELAARNLIGAGIGELVISSRSFSSAARLAESLNGKPIRYEEIFYSLKDVDIVITATGSPDFVIKPHHMREALKLRGNEPIFMIDIAVPRDIDPRVGELPDIYLYDIDDLKGVLDENIRSRRESAARAEEIVLEVEKGFQTWINGLKVVPAIIDLKKRFEQIKSIEVERALAKLENYSDKDREVIDGMASRIIGKILHGPLTNLKKEASTSRGALYVDSVKKLFELEKEILLLVEEEDDESTVQDWN, encoded by the coding sequence ATGCAGCGAATAGTGGTCCTCGGACTCAGCCACAAAACCGCACCGGTCGAGCTTCGCGAGCGCTTCTCTTTCACGAAGGACGAGCTGGAGCAGAGCCTCCCGGCACTCGCAGGAATGCCGCACGTGAGCGAGTGCCTCGTGCTTTCGACGTGTAACCGCGTGGAGGTTTACGCGGTGTCGGAAGACGCCGACAGGTGTATCGAATCCATAAAGACGTTCCTTTCCGAAGTGCGCTCCATCCCGGTCCAGGAGTTCTCGCCCTATCTTTACGCATCCGTGGGGCACATGGCCGTCCGCCATATATATAATGTGGCGGCGGGGCTCGACTCGATGGTCGTGGGCGAGCCGCAGATACTCGGGCAGATAAAGGACGCGTACAGGACGGCGTACATAAAAGGCACCGCCGGCCTCATATTGAACAGGCTCTGCCATTCGGCGTTCTTCGTCGCCAAGCGTATCAGGACGGAGACGGGGGTGGGGTCGAGGGCTGTGTCCGTGAGCTACGTCGCCGTCGAGCTCGCCAAGAGGATATTCGACGATTTGACGAGAAGGTCCGTCATGCTGATAGGCGCGGGGGAGATGGCCGAGCTTGCGGCGAGGAACCTCATCGGCGCGGGCATCGGCGAGCTCGTGATATCGAGCAGGAGCTTTTCGAGCGCGGCGCGCCTCGCCGAGAGCCTTAACGGGAAGCCGATACGGTACGAAGAAATATTCTACAGCTTAAAGGACGTGGACATCGTAATAACGGCGACGGGATCGCCGGACTTCGTCATAAAGCCTCATCACATGCGCGAGGCCCTTAAGCTCAGGGGGAACGAGCCCATATTCATGATAGACATAGCCGTCCCGCGCGACATAGACCCGAGGGTCGGCGAGCTGCCGGACATTTATCTTTACGACATAGACGACTTAAAGGGCGTCCTCGACGAGAATATAAGGTCGCGGCGCGAAAGTGCGGCCCGCGCCGAGGAGATCGTGCTCGAAGTAGAAAAGGGATTCCAGACGTGGATAAACGGACTTAAGGTGGTGCCGGCGATAATAGACCTCAAGAAGAGGTTCGAGCAGATAAAGTCGATAGAGGTCGAAAGGGCGCTCGCCAAGCTGGAGAACTATTCCGATAAGGACAGGGAGGTCATCGACGGCATGGCGTCCCGCATAATCGGCAAGATCCTTCACGGGCCTCTCACGAATCTGAAGAAGGAGGCCTCGACATCGAGGGGCGCTCTTTACGTGGATTCGGTTAAAAAACTTTTTGAGCTTGAGAAAGAGATCCTCCTGCTCGTAGAAGAAGAGGATGATGAATCGACCGTTCAGGATTGGAACTAG
- the hemC gene encoding hydroxymethylbilane synthase gives MMNRPFRIGTRGSALALWQANFIKGLLLENYPDLITEIKIIRTEGDRDQKSELAGIGGKGVFVKEIEDALLTNKIDAAVHSMKDMPAVLPDGLAIGGAPERHDPRDALLTRGGFTLDRLPEGARVGTGSLRRGAQLLSLRPDLKILPLRGNVDTRIRKLREGGEYDAIILAAAGLGRMGLTAEASEIIPPDVMVPAPGQGIIAVERREDDPWAFEITASLTHEETWTAAASERAFLRGLGGDCNVPAGAYAEVERGFIKMTGVVASPDGRRMVRETVTGPVRDPEKLGEGLARSLMDNGGSDILSGLSG, from the coding sequence ATGATGAATCGACCGTTCAGGATTGGAACTAGGGGAAGCGCGCTTGCACTGTGGCAGGCGAATTTTATAAAAGGCCTTCTTCTCGAAAATTACCCAGATTTAATCACCGAGATAAAGATCATAAGGACCGAGGGGGACAGGGACCAGAAGTCCGAGCTGGCCGGGATCGGCGGCAAGGGCGTTTTCGTGAAGGAGATCGAAGACGCGCTCCTGACGAACAAGATCGACGCCGCGGTCCACAGCATGAAGGACATGCCGGCCGTTTTGCCGGACGGGCTCGCCATAGGCGGGGCGCCGGAGAGGCACGACCCGAGGGACGCGCTTTTGACGCGCGGCGGGTTTACGCTCGACCGCCTGCCCGAGGGGGCGAGGGTAGGGACAGGGAGCCTCCGGCGGGGGGCGCAGCTTTTGAGCCTTCGGCCGGACTTGAAGATTCTCCCCCTCAGGGGGAACGTCGATACGCGGATACGGAAGCTGAGGGAGGGCGGCGAGTACGACGCCATAATCCTCGCGGCCGCGGGGCTCGGGCGGATGGGGCTTACCGCCGAGGCTTCGGAGATTATCCCGCCCGACGTGATGGTGCCCGCACCGGGGCAGGGGATAATCGCTGTCGAAAGGCGGGAGGACGATCCGTGGGCCTTCGAGATCACGGCGTCTCTCACGCACGAGGAGACGTGGACGGCGGCAGCGTCGGAGAGGGCGTTCCTGAGGGGGCTCGGCGGGGACTGCAACGTTCCGGCGGGCGCCTATGCAGAGGTGGAAAGGGGGTTTATAAAGATGACCGGCGTCGTAGCCTCGCCCGACGGGCGGAGGATGGTGAGGGAGACGGTGACCGGCCCGGTGAGGGACCCGGAGAAGCTCGGCGAAGGGCTCGCCCGGAGCCTCATGGATAACGGCGGCAGCGATATACTCTCCGGGCTTTCCGGCTGA
- a CDS encoding exonuclease domain-containing protein, with product MSPSEVPFAFLDVETTGLDPATGDRVCEIAVLKTVNGEEVGRFVTLVNPGRSIPLGAVTVHGITDAMVCRAPFFRDIAGDLLSFIRGAVIVAHNARFDLGFLRMELSNLGLTLPETDVIDTLGIARRYYSFASNSLGHIARDIGLPAASAHRALADVQTTRSVFEYFLMDLNRRGIRLKRLKDVLKLQGETVTVEVEVTQLVVPWEIEETLRIRGKLRIKYLSAYRNETTTRVIEPLEISARRGGTYLYAYCHMRKERCTFRLDRILDMQIITAVSAAR from the coding sequence ATGAGCCCTTCCGAAGTGCCTTTTGCCTTCCTCGACGTAGAAACCACCGGGCTCGACCCCGCCACGGGGGACAGGGTTTGCGAGATCGCCGTCCTCAAGACCGTGAACGGCGAGGAAGTCGGCAGGTTCGTAACACTCGTCAATCCCGGAAGATCGATACCTCTCGGCGCCGTTACCGTGCACGGCATTACGGATGCAATGGTGTGCAGGGCGCCCTTTTTCAGGGACATAGCGGGCGATCTCCTATCGTTCATAAGGGGCGCGGTCATCGTCGCCCACAACGCGCGGTTCGACCTCGGATTCCTAAGGATGGAGCTTTCGAACCTCGGCCTCACGCTCCCGGAGACGGACGTCATAGACACGCTCGGCATAGCGAGGAGGTACTATTCCTTCGCCAGTAACAGCCTGGGGCACATCGCCCGCGACATAGGGCTCCCGGCCGCCTCGGCGCACAGGGCGCTGGCGGACGTCCAGACTACAAGGAGCGTATTCGAGTATTTCCTCATGGACCTTAACAGGCGGGGAATACGCCTGAAGCGGCTGAAGGATGTTCTCAAGCTCCAGGGGGAGACGGTGACCGTCGAAGTGGAGGTTACGCAGCTCGTCGTGCCGTGGGAGATAGAAGAGACCTTGAGGATTCGGGGGAAGCTCCGTATCAAGTACCTTTCGGCGTACCGGAACGAGACCACGACCCGCGTTATAGAGCCGCTCGAAATCAGCGCCAGAAGGGGCGGGACGTACCTTTACGCCTACTGCCACATGCGGAAGGAGAGGTGCACCTTCCGCCTCGATAGAATACTGGACATGCAGATAATAACCGCCGTATCGGCGGCGAGGTAG
- a CDS encoding site-specific integrase, with protein sequence MGSVFLRKCRCKTCREGKRNNTHGVWVLKYRDRNGRMKQESIGKRGAMTKTIAKEILQKREQTVKLGQEDMLDAEIPTFEDFAKVYLTYVRDTVKKRSWSRDELCLRHLTSFYKGRLLSDIKAQDVDDYKTSRLNEVSPATVNRELEVLRHLFNLADRWNRFFGKTPVSRARLLPLNNKKERILTLEEEKRLLSNCDSYLRDIVITALYTGMRKGEIISLKWNNVDLDSGIITIDQTNSKNKKTRRIPINSTIRKLLLELRLRNSGRENVFLNSKGTPYLRQDSLNRAFTLALKKAKICGLRFHDLRHTAATRMIELGSSIVAVKEILGHSSLDMTMRYAHPNESLRSALEGLSTHFSFSLGDQSGDQYNLRSYEGNVTSWFYW encoded by the coding sequence ATGGGAAGCGTCTTTTTACGGAAATGCCGCTGCAAAACATGCAGAGAGGGTAAGCGCAACAACACCCACGGTGTATGGGTACTTAAGTATAGGGATCGGAATGGGCGCATGAAACAAGAGTCAATAGGAAAGCGGGGGGCGATGACAAAAACCATTGCCAAGGAGATTTTACAAAAGAGGGAACAGACGGTAAAACTTGGACAAGAGGACATGCTAGATGCAGAAATTCCCACCTTTGAAGACTTCGCCAAAGTGTATCTTACGTATGTACGGGATACTGTAAAAAAGCGTTCATGGAGTAGAGATGAGCTATGTTTAAGACATCTGACATCCTTTTACAAAGGGCGGCTCCTCTCCGATATAAAAGCTCAAGACGTTGATGACTATAAGACATCGAGATTAAATGAGGTCTCGCCAGCTACAGTTAACAGGGAGCTAGAGGTATTACGCCACCTCTTTAACCTCGCAGATAGATGGAATAGGTTTTTCGGAAAGACCCCGGTCTCAAGAGCGAGACTGTTGCCCCTAAACAATAAAAAGGAGCGAATCCTAACTCTAGAGGAAGAAAAGAGGCTCCTTTCCAACTGTGATAGTTATCTTAGAGACATCGTGATTACTGCACTGTATACGGGCATGAGGAAGGGAGAGATAATATCGCTTAAGTGGAATAACGTAGATTTGGATAGCGGAATCATCACTATTGATCAAACCAACTCAAAGAACAAGAAGACAAGGCGTATTCCAATAAACTCGACAATCAGAAAGTTACTATTGGAGCTGAGATTGAGGAATTCTGGTCGTGAAAACGTATTCCTGAACTCTAAAGGGACCCCTTATTTGCGACAGGATTCTCTAAATCGGGCTTTTACGCTCGCGTTGAAAAAAGCTAAAATCTGTGGACTAAGGTTTCACGACTTAAGGCATACTGCGGCAACACGAATGATTGAATTGGGTTCCTCCATTGTTGCAGTTAAGGAAATCCTGGGACACTCGTCTCTGGATATGACTATGCGGTATGCTCACCCCAATGAGTCTTTGAGATCGGCCTTAGAAGGACTCTCGACCCATTTTTCTTTTTCACTTGGTGACCAATCCGGTGACCAATACAATTTACGTTCGTATGAGGGAAATGTAACTTCCTGGTTTTATTGGTAG